A genomic window from Archaeoglobus profundus DSM 5631 includes:
- the hacA gene encoding homoaconitase large subunit, whose product MGQTITEKIFSRACGKDVKAGEFVFAPVDMAMANDITAPLAVKAFREIKGKGVFDPKKIVIVFDHQAPADSVTAAENHKMLREFAKEEGVILYDVGEGIAHQIMVEKHVKPGMLVVGADSHTCTYGALGAFATGVGSTDMGCVFASGKLWFKVPETIRFEINGKLGKHVYGKDIILKLIGMVSAKGATYKACEFGGEVVRELNVSERLTMCNMAVEMGGKTGIVEPDKVTLEYLKEMEIEFDGDVEELRSDEDANYEKIVELDVTDMSPQVAKPHKVDNVVDVEEVEGTKIDQVFIGSCTNGRYEDLKIASDILEGESVTKGVRLIVVPASKRVYIKALKDGIIEKLVDAGAIVEFPCCGPCMGGSFGLIASGEVSLSTSNRNFIGRQGSPKGFIYLCSPATAAASAIYGEITDPRKV is encoded by the coding sequence ATGGGTCAGACTATCACAGAGAAGATATTTTCAAGAGCTTGTGGAAAGGATGTTAAAGCAGGTGAGTTCGTTTTCGCTCCAGTAGACATGGCTATGGCTAACGATATAACAGCACCTTTAGCTGTAAAGGCTTTTAGGGAGATTAAGGGAAAAGGTGTCTTCGATCCTAAGAAGATAGTCATAGTTTTCGATCATCAAGCTCCAGCAGATAGTGTTACTGCCGCTGAAAACCACAAGATGCTGAGAGAATTTGCTAAGGAGGAAGGTGTAATTTTATACGATGTTGGAGAAGGAATAGCCCATCAGATAATGGTTGAGAAGCATGTTAAGCCGGGAATGCTCGTAGTAGGTGCAGATTCGCATACATGCACCTACGGAGCTTTGGGAGCTTTTGCAACGGGAGTTGGATCAACTGATATGGGATGCGTTTTTGCAAGTGGAAAGCTTTGGTTTAAGGTGCCTGAGACGATAAGATTCGAGATAAACGGGAAGTTGGGTAAGCACGTTTACGGTAAGGACATAATACTCAAGCTGATAGGAATGGTTTCGGCAAAAGGAGCAACTTATAAGGCGTGCGAGTTTGGTGGAGAGGTGGTAAGAGAGCTGAACGTCAGTGAAAGGCTTACGATGTGCAACATGGCTGTTGAAATGGGTGGAAAAACGGGGATCGTTGAACCAGATAAAGTCACTTTAGAATATCTCAAGGAGATGGAAATAGAGTTTGATGGCGATGTTGAAGAGCTTAGGAGCGATGAAGATGCAAATTACGAGAAAATTGTTGAATTGGACGTAACCGATATGTCACCTCAAGTTGCAAAGCCCCATAAAGTCGATAACGTCGTAGATGTTGAGGAGGTTGAGGGAACTAAGATCGATCAGGTTTTCATAGGTTCTTGCACGAATGGTAGGTACGAAGATTTGAAGATAGCTTCCGATATACTTGAAGGGGAAAGTGTCACGAAAGGAGTTAGGCTGATAGTAGTTCCGGCAAGCAAAAGAGTTTACATCAAGGCTTTAAAGGACGGGATTATCGAAAAGCTCGTAGATGCAGGGGCTATAGTTGAGTTCCCGTGTTGTGGTCCTTGCATGGGCGGTAGTTTTGGACTAATTGCAAGTGGCGAAGTCAGTCTGTCAACATCGAACAGAAACTTCATCGGGAGGCAGGGGAGTCCGAAAGGGTTCATATATCTCTGCTCTCCAGCTACAGCCGCAGCTTCAGCCATTTACGGTGAGATAACGGATCCCAGAAAGGTATGA
- a CDS encoding TIGR00725 family protein: MIQVAVVGSERCDERHYRIAYEVGRLLAERGCVVVNGGLGGIMEASAAGAKLKGGLTVGIIPSDRKEDANQYIDIVIVTDMGHARNVIIAQSCDAMIAIGGGYGTISEMAIALKLGKKVVAIEPEVVLPGLEIAESPEEAVDKALEGLA, from the coding sequence ATGATACAGGTTGCTGTGGTTGGAAGTGAGAGGTGTGATGAAAGACACTATCGAATAGCCTATGAGGTCGGAAGACTATTGGCTGAGAGGGGTTGTGTAGTTGTAAACGGGGGATTGGGAGGAATCATGGAAGCTTCTGCTGCTGGAGCCAAGCTCAAGGGAGGTTTAACTGTTGGGATAATTCCAAGTGATAGGAAGGAGGATGCGAACCAGTACATCGACATAGTCATAGTGACGGACATGGGTCATGCTAGAAACGTTATAATAGCTCAGAGTTGCGATGCAATGATCGCTATAGGAGGAGGCTACGGAACTATTTCTGAGATGGCTATAGCGCTAAAATTGGGTAAGAAGGTCGTTGCTATTGAGCCTGAGGTTGTTTTACCCGGTTTAGAGATTGCCGAATCTCCTGAAGAAGCTGTTGATAAGGCTTTGGAAGGTCTAGCTTGA
- the hisC gene encoding histidinol-phosphate transaminase: MVRPVIELINRYDAGKFPKGESYIILSSNENPYPPAEDVLKAIERSIKKVTNRYPDPEYPELKRAIAEYLEVDVNEIFLGNGISDCIYNICNALLDTLDKVTIPMPSYTMYAMYSIVRDASINYRIYPYYKIDIEDFIESVRNSKLVFLCSPNNPTGNAIPIKRIKEIVESVRGYVALDEAYVEFSDASAIKLTDTYENLIVMRTFSKFFGLAGLRIGYGICKDERVVSALEKIRLPFCINYIGAIAGVEAIKCLDYYKKIRDIIVKERERVYRELSKFEEIEVFPSKANFLLVKSENLRLAEKLEKRKILVRDVTGLMGLSGEHVRITIGKPEENNALLNALEEILS, from the coding sequence ATGGTTAGGCCTGTAATCGAGCTAATAAACAGATACGATGCTGGTAAGTTTCCAAAAGGTGAGAGTTACATAATCCTCTCATCAAACGAAAACCCCTATCCCCCAGCTGAGGACGTTCTGAAAGCCATCGAAAGATCGATTAAAAAAGTGACAAATAGGTATCCCGATCCCGAATATCCCGAGCTGAAGAGGGCTATAGCAGAATATCTCGAGGTTGATGTCAATGAAATATTCTTGGGAAACGGAATAAGCGATTGCATATACAACATCTGTAACGCACTGTTAGATACTCTCGATAAGGTTACGATACCTATGCCAAGCTACACGATGTACGCAATGTATTCGATTGTTAGAGATGCAAGCATAAACTACAGAATTTATCCATATTACAAAATTGATATAGAAGATTTTATAGAAAGTGTGAGAAATTCAAAGCTAGTATTTCTATGCTCTCCCAACAATCCTACTGGGAATGCAATTCCGATTAAAAGAATTAAGGAGATTGTTGAAAGTGTTAGGGGTTATGTGGCGCTGGATGAAGCTTATGTTGAATTCTCCGATGCTTCTGCAATCAAGCTGACAGATACTTACGAAAACTTGATAGTAATGAGGACATTTTCGAAGTTCTTCGGTTTGGCGGGATTAAGGATAGGTTACGGAATCTGTAAGGATGAAAGAGTTGTTTCGGCTTTGGAAAAGATAAGGTTGCCGTTCTGCATAAACTACATCGGTGCCATTGCTGGCGTCGAAGCGATAAAATGCTTGGATTATTATAAAAAGATTAGAGATATAATCGTTAAAGAGAGGGAAAGAGTTTACAGGGAGCTTTCAAAATTCGAAGAAATAGAGGTTTTTCCATCAAAAGCAAACTTCTTACTCGTTAAATCCGAGAATCTGAGATTAGCTGAGAAGCTTGAGAAAAGAAAAATTCTTGTAAGAGACGTTACGGGATTAATGGGATTATCTGGTGAGCACGTTAGAATTACCATAGGAAAGCCGGAAGAAAACAATGCCCTTTTAAATGCTCTCGAAGAAATTCTATCATGA
- a CDS encoding tRNA(Ile)(2)-agmatinylcytidine synthase: MKLWIGIDDTDSRKGMCTTYLATLMIERLEKERVGKLMGFPRLIRLNPTIPYKTRGNGAVSFLLEVDDGRRDEVIDIAREIVEEYAELEDENTNPGVVFVDDESEVMDYLSRFALKVVRDVVSLDTALFIIGKYMIPHLKFKKGRGLIGALASVGLELPDRTIEVLAYRKPERFGLPREYDEESFFDADYETYPLTWDTVDWMNEVVVAVPNSPDPVLFGIRGDDFNAVMKAFEMVKTEPIDKYMVFITNQGTDMHLIHESEVDKLEDFHSYILKGVVTVEPYEITGGHVFFHIETKFGEVKCAAFEPTKQFREVVRQLREGDVVEVYGSMKKKTINLEKINILEVAEIWVEENPICPICGKRMESAGRGKGFRCKRCKTKAFEKIRKKVERYLDTGFYEVPPCARRHLSKPLIRMKGVKRHIFR; this comes from the coding sequence ATGAAACTCTGGATAGGAATAGATGACACGGATTCGAGGAAGGGAATGTGTACAACTTATCTGGCAACATTAATGATTGAAAGACTTGAGAAGGAGAGGGTAGGAAAGCTCATGGGTTTTCCCCGCCTCATAAGGCTGAATCCGACAATTCCTTACAAAACGAGAGGGAATGGAGCAGTCTCCTTCCTTTTGGAGGTTGACGATGGAAGAAGGGATGAGGTAATAGATATCGCAAGGGAAATTGTTGAGGAGTATGCGGAGCTTGAAGATGAAAATACCAATCCCGGTGTGGTCTTTGTAGATGATGAGAGTGAGGTCATGGATTATTTATCGAGATTTGCTTTAAAGGTTGTCAGGGATGTCGTATCTTTGGATACTGCCCTTTTCATCATTGGAAAGTACATGATACCCCATTTGAAATTTAAGAAGGGGAGAGGGTTAATAGGAGCTTTAGCCTCTGTAGGCTTGGAGTTACCAGATAGAACTATAGAGGTTTTAGCTTACAGAAAACCTGAGAGATTCGGTTTGCCGAGAGAATACGATGAAGAATCATTCTTCGATGCGGATTACGAAACCTATCCTTTAACTTGGGATACCGTTGATTGGATGAACGAGGTCGTTGTTGCCGTACCTAACTCACCCGATCCAGTCCTGTTTGGAATCAGAGGGGACGATTTCAATGCTGTGATGAAAGCGTTTGAGATGGTTAAAACTGAGCCGATAGACAAGTACATGGTATTCATAACGAATCAGGGGACGGATATGCATTTAATTCACGAGAGCGAGGTTGATAAGCTTGAGGATTTTCACTCCTACATCCTTAAAGGAGTTGTGACTGTTGAACCTTACGAGATAACCGGTGGACACGTATTCTTCCATATTGAAACCAAGTTTGGAGAGGTTAAGTGTGCGGCATTTGAACCTACAAAACAGTTTAGAGAGGTAGTCAGACAGTTGAGAGAAGGTGACGTCGTTGAAGTTTACGGCTCGATGAAGAAGAAAACGATAAACTTGGAGAAGATAAATATTTTAGAAGTTGCTGAGATTTGGGTTGAGGAAAATCCGATATGTCCAATTTGCGGTAAAAGAATGGAATCCGCTGGTAGGGGTAAGGGGTTTAGGTGTAAGAGGTGCAAGACGAAAGCTTTTGAAAAGATTAGAAAGAAGGTTGAGAGGTATTTGGATACTGGCTTTTACGAAGTCCCTCCGTGTGCAAGAAGACATCTCTCAAAGCCGCTTATCAGAATGAAAGGTGTGAAAAGGCATATTTTCAGGTAA
- a CDS encoding DNA integrity scanning protein DisA nucleotide-binding domain protein translates to MLNTLVKLAKELARKINTDKIVLITKSDFDFEDDEFSIFVAPKRFVTMLESMFYTIAEEELSGKDVFERALAFLQVSEITPLQMYLRGIELKGGVVGVLDLDILKGLMVIDLERSRLQKVLNECAERVNPNVLKAVLTVAINIAQKGREGKRIGTGFVIGDVEEVLKRSRQLVINPYECHSIEEKDIKNPANWESVMEFAQLDGVFVLDEDGIIVSAGRYLEVSVKDLKIAKGFGARHLACAAITRETEAIAVVVSESGDIRVYKDGEEILVIDSTII, encoded by the coding sequence ATGCTGAATACCTTAGTGAAGTTGGCCAAGGAACTCGCTAGGAAGATAAACACTGACAAGATAGTTCTAATCACGAAGAGCGATTTCGATTTTGAGGATGACGAATTTTCAATATTTGTAGCTCCAAAAAGATTCGTTACTATGCTTGAAAGTATGTTCTATACCATAGCTGAGGAAGAGTTGAGTGGTAAGGACGTATTCGAAAGAGCTCTGGCTTTTCTTCAGGTAAGCGAAATAACTCCTCTTCAGATGTATCTTAGGGGTATCGAACTGAAAGGAGGAGTAGTAGGCGTTCTCGATCTTGATATACTGAAAGGGTTGATGGTTATAGATCTTGAGAGGAGTAGGTTGCAGAAAGTTTTGAACGAATGTGCGGAAAGAGTTAACCCAAATGTACTGAAAGCTGTTCTCACAGTTGCGATAAACATAGCTCAAAAGGGTAGAGAGGGTAAGAGGATAGGAACTGGATTTGTAATAGGTGATGTTGAGGAAGTCCTGAAGAGGTCTAGACAGCTGGTCATAAACCCCTATGAATGCCACAGTATCGAGGAGAAGGATATAAAGAACCCTGCAAACTGGGAGAGCGTTATGGAGTTTGCTCAGCTCGATGGTGTTTTCGTTTTGGATGAAGATGGTATAATAGTTTCCGCCGGTAGATATTTGGAAGTTTCAGTTAAAGATTTGAAGATTGCAAAAGGTTTTGGTGCAAGACATCTGGCATGTGCGGCGATAACGAGGGAAACTGAGGCGATAGCTGTTGTTGTATCTGAAAGTGGCGACATCAGAGTTTATAAGGATGGAGAGGAGATACTTGTCATAGATTCTACTATAATCTAA
- a CDS encoding ATP-binding protein, translating to MIGLVFGRATTNHFNFAVNPSNIPKFGEFVVTENRDGEIVLGVVKEISNLNKLIEDDHFSFEYLLKHVGFSKTLIEMNDIVVATARVLGVVENGDIRPNRVPVKPSSEVRLAEDELLKEIFRCDENSIVVGNLLARESVEVGLNVKELVLRHFAILSVTGGGKSNTACVIMDQIVRKFNGTVVLIDPHGEYVHFTFSDGSCKKRRVLPVGIRPETLEPWEFASLLGVSRDANVQRLHLERMFTTAKYEGYSGRDFVERVLELAENWIEVAEENGEVEFADYKGRRKVARLTRQRDLDSLLRVRDYIIRFQSNYEDLLTNEDTLANMRTGYLNVVNLSGFDENQMRIIVAYLLRNILKGRIRYIRGYTEFKRNCPIIEAPVLIIIEEGHIFAPKNDDSEVVRWLSRIAREGRKFGVGIGIISQRPKKINDDILSQCNTKIILRIVEPNDQRYVQQASEQISEDLLNDIASLGKGEAVIVGSAVKLPVAVKIRKYPDGYYGGGDIDVVEEWRKVGEKSEVFKDLDLIV from the coding sequence ATGATTGGATTGGTGTTCGGTAGAGCTACAACTAACCACTTTAATTTCGCAGTAAATCCCAGCAATATACCCAAGTTTGGTGAGTTTGTCGTTACTGAGAATAGGGATGGAGAAATAGTTTTGGGTGTCGTTAAAGAAATTTCCAACCTGAACAAGCTCATCGAAGATGACCACTTCTCATTCGAATACCTCCTTAAGCATGTAGGATTTTCAAAAACTCTGATAGAAATGAACGATATAGTAGTAGCGACTGCGAGAGTCTTGGGAGTGGTTGAAAATGGAGATATAAGACCTAACAGAGTTCCCGTAAAACCAAGTTCCGAGGTTAGGCTTGCAGAAGACGAACTTTTGAAGGAAATCTTTAGATGCGACGAAAACTCGATAGTTGTTGGAAATTTGCTTGCTAGGGAGAGTGTTGAAGTCGGATTGAACGTTAAAGAACTCGTTCTGAGGCATTTTGCAATCCTGTCCGTGACGGGTGGAGGCAAATCTAACACAGCCTGCGTCATAATGGATCAGATTGTTCGGAAGTTCAACGGAACAGTAGTTTTGATAGATCCCCATGGAGAGTACGTGCACTTCACATTCTCGGACGGAAGCTGTAAAAAGAGAAGGGTTTTACCAGTCGGAATAAGACCTGAAACGCTCGAACCTTGGGAATTCGCCTCTCTATTAGGAGTTAGCAGAGATGCAAATGTTCAGAGGTTGCATCTGGAAAGAATGTTTACGACGGCCAAGTACGAGGGTTACAGTGGAAGAGACTTTGTTGAGAGAGTTTTGGAGCTAGCAGAGAACTGGATAGAAGTTGCTGAAGAAAACGGTGAAGTTGAATTCGCAGATTATAAGGGAAGGAGAAAGGTCGCAAGGCTGACAAGGCAGAGAGACCTCGATTCCCTTTTAAGGGTTAGAGACTACATAATAAGATTTCAAAGCAATTACGAAGACTTGCTGACAAATGAAGACACCTTAGCTAACATGAGAACAGGTTACCTCAACGTGGTGAACTTGAGCGGTTTTGATGAGAATCAGATGCGAATAATCGTCGCTTACCTTCTCAGAAACATACTCAAGGGTAGGATAAGGTACATCAGAGGTTACACAGAATTTAAAAGGAACTGTCCGATAATCGAAGCTCCAGTTCTGATAATTATCGAGGAGGGACACATATTCGCCCCGAAAAATGATGACAGTGAAGTTGTGAGATGGCTTTCGAGAATTGCGAGAGAGGGAAGGAAGTTTGGAGTTGGAATTGGTATAATATCTCAAAGGCCGAAGAAAATCAATGATGACATCTTAAGCCAGTGCAATACCAAGATAATATTGAGGATAGTCGAACCCAATGATCAGAGGTATGTACAGCAGGCAAGTGAGCAGATAAGCGAGGATCTTCTGAACGATATAGCATCCTTAGGGAAGGGAGAAGCTGTTATAGTTGGATCTGCCGTAAAATTGCCGGTTGCTGTAAAGATAAGGAAGTACCCGGACGGATACTACGGTGGAGGAGACATAGATGTAGTTGAAGAGTGGAGGAAAGTCGGCGAGAAGTCTGAAGTCTTTAAAGACTTGGATCTAATCGTTTAG
- the lonB gene encoding ATP-dependent protease LonB, whose product MELSEKEIDELVGGLKFNTTADIEVPKRLIDQVIGQDHAVEAIKKAAVQKRHVMLIGSPGTGKSMLAKAMAELLPKEELEDILVFPNPKDPNQPLIRTVPAGEGRKIVERYKEEAMKKAQARNMLLFMLIFMLLGYVILVRPQDFIWGVIAAILLLMFSRYVMPREEKNIPKLLVDNADKETAPFEDATGAHAGALFGDVRHDPFQSFDKNNLIIVSEGNDQKVVKIGDFVNYIIEKHSDRVEERVLEDGVKYIAVDLRDFNYYTATLENGELKRTKILSVNKRIGEFKVIPVKHNGKLVILTPEHKVYTDKGLIEARNYKDQRIPSFKYTILTEEDIVRTYGSKELEKFRRYQEWLKFRARNPNVGYKRASKLLNFKASTLRWWYAGMKPISVKTVEELKHLGLVPLKSNDPRLPIIARIFGYALGDGNIDRNLNTFAIVSSKPEVLRKIAEDLREIFGDFAYEIRKNDSSIGNSYILRTTDRKIIRFFVALGFPIGKKTEQKLRVPEFVLTSEKTIVEFLRGLFDADGSVFSYGNKRYLEGTLTISVTVENDPDLVKNRREFLEDIKLMFGLFGIKLNAISEKRTERGKVILRLLISHEPKNVQKFIEIFRPVYNSDKSEKLVAGLNYIQSIRNNFREVNVTLKVKETYNITTETGNLLANGLLVKNSGGLETPAHERVEAGAIHRAHKGVLYIDEINTLTIESQQKLLTAMQEKKFPITGQSERSSGAMVRTEPVPCDFILVAAGNMDALMGMHPALRSRIEGYGYEVYMNDAMPDTPENRRKLVRFVAQEVIRDGKIPHFTREAVAEIIREARRRAGRRGHLTLRLRELGGLVRTAGDIAKSEGSDVVKLEHVLKAKQIAKTIEEQYADEYIERRKDYKLFKTEGSEVGRVNGLAVIGHSAGIVLPIIAEVTPAMSKEEGRVIATGRLQEIAQEAVMNVSAIIKKYTGRDISNYDIHIQFVGTYEGVEGDSASISVATAVISALENIPVDQSVAMTGSLSVRGDVLPVGGVTRKIEAAIQAGLKKVIIPKDNVDDVLLDAEHKGRIEIIPVSRIEEVLEHALVDCEKKRKLIEKLRAKH is encoded by the coding sequence GTGGAACTCAGCGAAAAGGAGATTGACGAACTCGTCGGAGGGTTGAAGTTCAACACCACCGCGGATATAGAGGTACCTAAGAGGTTAATCGATCAAGTTATTGGGCAGGATCATGCGGTTGAAGCTATCAAGAAGGCTGCTGTCCAAAAGAGGCATGTAATGCTCATAGGCTCTCCCGGAACTGGCAAGTCCATGCTCGCGAAAGCTATGGCTGAACTCTTGCCGAAGGAAGAGCTTGAAGACATCTTGGTATTTCCCAATCCAAAGGATCCAAATCAGCCCTTAATAAGAACTGTCCCAGCAGGAGAAGGAAGGAAAATCGTTGAAAGGTACAAGGAAGAGGCTATGAAGAAAGCTCAGGCAAGGAACATGCTACTGTTTATGCTAATTTTCATGCTCCTCGGATACGTCATACTTGTCAGACCTCAGGATTTCATATGGGGTGTGATTGCTGCGATCCTGCTCCTGATGTTCTCTCGATACGTAATGCCGAGAGAGGAAAAGAACATACCTAAGCTGTTGGTTGACAACGCGGACAAAGAGACCGCCCCATTTGAGGATGCAACTGGAGCACATGCAGGAGCTTTGTTTGGAGACGTTAGGCACGATCCATTCCAGTCATTTGATAAAAACAATTTGATTATAGTAAGTGAAGGAAATGATCAGAAGGTCGTTAAAATAGGAGACTTTGTCAACTATATCATCGAAAAGCACAGCGATAGAGTTGAAGAAAGAGTTTTAGAAGATGGCGTGAAGTATATAGCAGTTGACTTAAGAGACTTTAACTATTACACAGCCACACTTGAAAACGGTGAGCTAAAGAGAACAAAAATCCTGAGTGTGAACAAGAGGATCGGTGAATTCAAGGTAATACCCGTTAAACACAACGGTAAACTTGTAATTCTGACACCCGAGCATAAGGTTTACACGGATAAAGGGCTGATCGAGGCCAGAAATTACAAGGATCAACGAATTCCCAGTTTCAAATACACAATTCTGACAGAGGAGGATATAGTAAGGACGTATGGCAGTAAAGAGCTTGAGAAGTTTAGGAGATACCAAGAGTGGCTGAAGTTCAGGGCAAGGAATCCAAACGTAGGATACAAGAGGGCATCCAAGCTACTAAACTTTAAGGCGAGTACTTTGAGATGGTGGTATGCTGGAATGAAACCAATAAGTGTAAAGACAGTTGAAGAGCTTAAACATCTTGGATTGGTTCCACTAAAATCGAATGATCCGAGATTACCTATCATCGCAAGGATCTTTGGATACGCTCTCGGGGATGGTAACATAGATAGAAATCTAAACACATTTGCAATAGTATCATCAAAGCCAGAAGTTCTTAGGAAAATTGCTGAAGATTTGAGGGAAATCTTTGGAGACTTCGCATATGAGATAAGAAAGAACGATAGCTCAATAGGTAACAGCTACATCCTTAGAACTACCGATCGTAAGATAATAAGATTCTTCGTAGCTCTTGGATTTCCAATCGGAAAGAAGACTGAACAGAAGTTGAGAGTACCCGAATTCGTCTTGACTTCCGAAAAGACTATCGTGGAATTTCTGAGGGGACTATTTGATGCAGATGGTAGTGTGTTTAGCTATGGGAACAAAAGATACTTAGAGGGAACATTAACGATAAGTGTTACAGTCGAGAACGATCCCGATTTAGTAAAGAACAGAAGAGAATTTCTGGAGGATATCAAACTGATGTTTGGCCTCTTCGGTATTAAGTTGAATGCTATTAGCGAAAAGAGAACAGAAAGAGGTAAGGTGATACTTAGGTTGCTCATAAGTCACGAACCGAAAAATGTTCAAAAGTTTATCGAAATTTTCAGACCAGTGTATAACTCCGATAAATCCGAAAAGCTTGTAGCTGGTTTGAACTACATACAGTCCATTAGAAATAACTTTAGAGAAGTTAATGTTACACTCAAAGTCAAGGAGACTTACAACATAACGACGGAAACTGGCAACCTATTGGCTAACGGACTCCTTGTTAAGAACTCGGGTGGTTTGGAAACTCCGGCACACGAGAGAGTTGAGGCTGGAGCAATTCACAGAGCGCATAAAGGTGTCTTGTACATCGACGAGATAAACACACTAACAATCGAATCCCAACAGAAGCTCTTAACTGCTATGCAGGAGAAGAAGTTCCCCATAACCGGTCAAAGTGAGCGCTCAAGCGGAGCGATGGTTAGAACTGAACCTGTTCCCTGTGACTTCATCTTGGTTGCTGCAGGAAACATGGATGCTTTGATGGGAATGCATCCAGCTTTGAGGAGCAGAATTGAGGGTTACGGTTACGAGGTATATATGAACGATGCCATGCCAGATACACCAGAAAACAGAAGAAAGCTCGTAAGGTTCGTAGCTCAGGAAGTGATTAGAGATGGTAAGATACCACACTTTACAAGGGAGGCAGTTGCCGAGATAATCAGAGAAGCTAGAAGGAGAGCGGGAAGGAGAGGACATCTGACCTTAAGGCTTAGAGAACTTGGAGGTTTGGTTAGAACTGCTGGAGACATAGCCAAGAGTGAAGGCAGCGATGTTGTAAAGCTTGAGCATGTTCTTAAAGCCAAGCAGATTGCGAAGACTATAGAGGAGCAGTACGCTGACGAATACATTGAAAGGAGAAAAGATTACAAGCTGTTTAAAACTGAAGGCAGCGAGGTAGGAAGGGTGAACGGATTGGCTGTTATAGGGCATTCTGCTGGAATAGTCCTACCTATAATAGCTGAAGTTACTCCAGCGATGAGCAAGGAGGAGGGGAGAGTTATTGCTACCGGTAGATTGCAGGAGATTGCACAGGAGGCCGTAATGAACGTTTCGGCAATAATCAAGAAGTACACAGGTAGAGACATTTCAAACTACGACATTCACATACAGTTCGTCGGAACTTACGAGGGTGTTGAGGGTGATTCAGCAAGTATAAGCGTTGCCACAGCGGTAATTTCTGCTCTTGAAAACATCCCGGTTGATCAGAGTGTAGCAATGACTGGTAGCTTGAGCGTTAGAGGAGATGTATTACCAGTTGGAGGAGTTACGCGGAAGATAGAGGCAGCAATTCAGGCTGGATTGAAGAAGGTCATAATTCCGAAAGACAACGTCGATGACGTCCTTTTAGATGCTGAGCACAAGGGTAGGATTGAGATAATACCCGTTTCACGTATAGAAGAAGTTTTAGAGCATGCTCTCGTAGACTGTGAAAAGAAGAGAAAGTTAATCGAGAAACTGAGAGCAAAACATTAA